The following are encoded together in the Apus apus isolate bApuApu2 chromosome 7, bApuApu2.pri.cur, whole genome shotgun sequence genome:
- the RNF2 gene encoding E3 ubiquitin-protein ligase RING2, with amino-acid sequence MSQAVQTNGTQPLSKTWELSLYELQRTPQEAITDGLEIVVSPRSLHSELMCPICLDMLKNTMTTKECLHRFCADCIITALRSGNKECPTCRKKLVSKRSLRPDPNFDALISKIYPSRDEYEAHQERVLARISKHNNQQALSHSIEEGLKIQAMNRLQRGKKQQIENGSGAEDNGDSSHCSNASTHSNQEAGPSNKRTKTSDDSGLELDNNNTTVAIDPVMDGASEIELVFRPHPTLMENDDSAQTRYIKTSGNATVDHLSKYLAVRLALEELRSKGESNQMNLDTASEKQYTIYIATANGQFTVLNGSFSLELVSEKYWKVNKPMELYYAPTKEHK; translated from the exons aTGTCTCAAGCCGTGCAGACCAACGGGACGCAGCCCTTGAGCAAAACCTGGGAGCTGAGTTTGTACGAACTGCAAAGAACACCCCAG GAAGCTATCACGGATGGCTTGGAAATCGTGGTGTCACCCAGGAGCCTGCACAGTGAATTGATGTGTCCCATCTGCTTGGATATGTTAAAAAACACCATGACCACAAAAGAATGTTTGCATCGCTTCTGTGCCGACTGTATCATCACAGCCCTCAGGAGTGG CAACAAAGAATGTCCCACATGTCGTAAAAAGCTGGTTTCAAAACGGTCACTGAGACCAGATCCCAATTTTGATGCTCTCATCAGTAAAATTTATCCAAGCCGAGATGAATACGAAGCTCATCAGGAGCGAGTGCTAGCAAGAATCAGCAAACACAATAACCAGCAAGCTCTAAGTCACAGCATTGAGGAGGGATTAAAGATTCAGGCTATGAACAG GCTACAGAGGGGCAAGAAGCAACAGATTGAGAACGGCAGTGGAGCAGAAGATAATGGTGACAGTTCCCACTGCAGCAATGCCTCGACACACAGCAACCAGGAGGCAGGGCCCAGCAATAAGAGGACCAAAACATCGGACGACTCGGGGCTGGAACTGGACAATAACAACACCACAGTGGCTATAGACCCCGTGATGGATGGTGCTAGTGAGATCGAGTTAGTCTTCAGGCCTCATCCAACCCTCATGGAGAATGATGACAGTGCACAGACAAG ATATATCAAGACCTCAGGCAATGCCACTGTTGATCACTTGTCCAAGTACCTGGCTGTGAGGCTGGCTTTGGAGGAGCTTCGGAGCAAAGGAGAATCAAACCAGATGAACCTTGACACGGCCAGTGAGAAGCAGTACACCATTTACATCGCTACGGCCAACGGGCAGTTCACT GTATTAAATGGGTCATTTTCCTTGGAACTGGTCAGTGAGAAGTACTGGAAAGTGAACAAACCCATGGAACTGTACTATGCACCCACAAAGGAACATAAATAA